One window of Sinorhizobium fredii NGR234 genomic DNA carries:
- a CDS encoding YjgN family protein, with protein MVLAEPFPAQIGQGSFGRSAQGDYQRLSFTGSGKEYFGIWIVNILLTIVTLGIYSAWAKVRRNRYFYGNTVLLGRGFEYHARGGQILIGRLIVFAYLVVYNILLTFVPLAGIALLLLLLCFVPWLVARGLRFSARVTSYRNVRFDFVGRAGGAFLAFIVGPVIAALTLGILAPLASRWTYRYIGNNLRYGQKAFSTDPSIGTIYKSWAISAAIIILGLLIVGFFAFLNFAVFVTAIESPDLIPAEMQVSIVVLVVLGYFLFFAIFGVAALVYRAGVRNVAWSAATFDGKHRLLSDLSRLRYTWIAISNVVVTLVTLGLMRPWAAVRMARYVNEQTGVRFDGNVGEIFSAIAQEGSAVGSEFMDIEGFDFGF; from the coding sequence ATGGTTTTGGCTGAACCATTCCCGGCACAGATCGGGCAGGGCAGTTTCGGGCGCTCGGCGCAGGGGGATTACCAGCGCCTCTCGTTTACCGGCAGCGGCAAAGAATACTTCGGGATCTGGATCGTCAATATCCTGCTGACGATCGTCACGCTCGGCATCTATTCGGCCTGGGCAAAGGTTCGCCGCAATCGCTATTTCTACGGCAATACAGTGCTGCTCGGCCGCGGCTTCGAGTATCACGCCAGGGGCGGGCAGATTCTGATCGGCCGTCTGATCGTCTTCGCCTATCTGGTCGTCTACAACATCCTGCTGACCTTCGTGCCGCTCGCCGGCATTGCACTGCTTTTGCTGCTCCTTTGCTTCGTTCCCTGGCTTGTCGCCCGCGGCTTGCGCTTTAGCGCCCGGGTGACCAGCTACCGCAATGTCCGCTTCGATTTCGTCGGTCGCGCCGGCGGTGCCTTTCTCGCCTTCATCGTCGGGCCGGTCATCGCGGCGCTGACGCTTGGCATCCTGGCGCCGCTCGCCAGCCGCTGGACCTATCGCTATATAGGCAACAACCTGCGCTACGGGCAGAAGGCCTTTTCGACCGATCCCTCCATCGGCACGATCTACAAATCCTGGGCGATCTCGGCGGCGATCATCATTCTCGGTCTGCTGATCGTCGGCTTCTTCGCCTTCCTCAACTTTGCGGTTTTTGTGACGGCGATCGAGAGCCCCGATCTCATTCCCGCCGAGATGCAGGTGTCGATCGTCGTGCTCGTGGTGCTCGGCTACTTCCTGTTTTTCGCGATCTTCGGGGTCGCGGCGCTCGTCTACCGCGCCGGCGTGCGCAACGTCGCCTGGTCCGCCGCCACTTTCGACGGCAAGCACCGGCTCCTGAGCGATCTCTCGCGCCTGCGCTACACCTGGATTGCCATCTCGAACGTCGTCGTCACCCTTGTTACACTCGGTTTGATGCGGCCGTGGGCCGCCGTCCGGATGGCGCGCTACGTCAATGAACAAACCGGCGTCCGGTTCGACGGCAATGTCGGCGAGATTTTCTCCGCCATCGCCCAGGAAGGTTCGGCGGTCGGTTCCGAATTCATGGATATCGAAGGCTTCGACTTTGGCTTCTGA